One segment of Mobula birostris isolate sMobBir1 chromosome 29, sMobBir1.hap1, whole genome shotgun sequence DNA contains the following:
- the LOC140189911 gene encoding G-protein coupled receptor 15-like: protein MVILTRGKCGLSKCITRYLVNMAAVDLLVVITDPLLRWIGRIYFSESFLRITPVCSFAVALLSAGTSSSVWLTVAFTFDRFVAICCENLKAKYCTERTAAVVIASVCLLGCLVSAPWYFIYKPLYYIGNIPWGCLPKPSFYTSRAWAAFDMIDRILTPFVPFFLIMVLNVLTVRSIVAASRVRKRLLVRSNGENEKDPETENRRKSIVLLFSISGCFVLLWTTKVFFNVYRRVANIQVFYSYSDPNYITQQAAFMLQVLSSCTNTCIYVLTQRRFREQLLNATKYPLHTVVKFVQRQQEPNAVKY, encoded by the coding sequence ATGGTGATCCTGACCCGAGGGAAGTGCGGTCTCTCGAAATgcatcactcgctacctggtcaACATGGCAGCGGTGGATCTTCTGGTGGTCATCACTGACCCCCTATTGAGGTGGATTGGTCGGATTTATTTCTCAGAGTCATTCCTCCGCATCACTCCCGTCTGCAGTTTCGCAGTCGCTCTGCTCTCTGCTGGAACGTCCAGCTCAGTGTGGCTGACGGTGGCGTTCACgttcgatcgatttgtggccatTTGTTGTGAGAACCTGAAAGCAAAATATTGCActgagagaacggcggctgtggtcaTAGCGTCAGTGTGTTTGTTGGGCTGTTTGGTGTCTGCTCCTTGGTATTTTATTTACAAACCACTGTACTACATTGGTAATATTCCCTGGGGCTGCCTTCCCAAACCAAGCTTCTATACTTCACGAGCATGGGCCGCATTTGACATGATTGATCGCATTTTAACCCCTTTTGTTCCTTTCTTTCTGATTATGGTGCTGAATGTTCTGACAGTCAGGAGTATAGTAGCCGCCAGTAGGGTACGCAAGAGGCTACTTGTCCGCAGCAATGGAGAAAATGAGAAGGACCCAGAGACGGAGAATCGAAGGAAATCTATTGTGTTACTCTTCAGCATATCGGGATGTTTCGTACTGTTGTGGACGACAAAAGTTTTCTTTAACGTTTATCGTCGAGTTGCAAACATTCAAGTCTTTTACTCTTATTCCGACCCCAATTACATCACACAGCAAGCCGCCTTTATGCTACAAGTTCTCAGTTCCTGTACAAACACGTGTATTTATGTCCTGACCCAGAGACGATTCAGGGAACAGCTGTTGAATGCGACGAAGTACCCACTGCATACCGTTGTTAAATTTGTTCAACGGCAGCAAGAACCGAATGCGGTTAAATACTAG